taatttgagtGAACTAAAATTAATTGACTAATATAAAAATTAACgaaaaattaaatagtttaataaattaaaaataaaaaaaattaaatagtatattttttaaaataaaaaaaattaaataattaattttattaaaatataaaaattaaataataatttttttttagcttttaaatactaattattagctATTTAGAGTGCGTgtaatagtatttttttttaaacatcATTTCTGCTTTTGCTAAATAAAATATTGTAATGAgagagaaatttaataaataaattaattttttattatcttgTCCATTTTGGCAGTTGTCCCGCAATTCAAAACAGTATTTCGTCACTATCTTCTTTCGGCCATGTCTTCTTTTACACCTTTTTCTTCTGTCCTTTACTTCTTCTACTTCCATGgtgtaaaataaaaatttatgcatctctctctctctctctatatatatatatataatattccaTCATTATATTATTGAGAtcttcctttatatatatatatatatatatatatatatatatatatatatatatatatatatatatatatatatatatatatatatatatcttttcagAAACACTTAActattaaaatgttaaaaaaaattatcgtatttatgttttattattatatttaataattttattacaaatttaaagattaatattaaatatgttcgataattaaatttaatgtaaaaatatttatgtgataattaattaagataggaatattatttttcataattGTAAAATCTAAGGCAATTATAATCAATTATTCCTCAATtttaagaattattttattttcgtctcgtatttttaatttattattaaaatatcttTAAACTTTAATTGTGTTTTATAAAaatcattttaatttataatagtagGTTTTTAAGATAAAATAAGTAAAATTACCCTTTCACTCACTCTCAAAAagaataaaatgataatttttccatcttttcctttttttttctttctttttcttaattactttaatgattaaattaattaataattattaatcaataaattattttattttaactaaatttttaataaaattattaattatatatatgtaatttattatttattaaaatttaatttaatttataacagCCTgagaataataattaaattttaaattttaatatattattttattaatatataatgttTCATCAATGTTTTAGTTTGcattaaaacttaaaaaaaataaaataaaaaataataatttataaattgattttgattaaatattaatttaatcataaaataaagaaagaaaaagagaaaataaagccCAAAATGATAATTTATCATTAAAAGAAAAAGGCAAAAAGATAATTTTATAAGTTTTAATATTAAAAACTCCTATTGCAAATTACAAAGATTTTTATGAAATAATATTAAAGTTCAAAAATTTTACCATAACAAATTAAAGATGAAGGATAGAAGTTAAATAACATTCAAAGTTGAAGAATAGTCGACAAAAATTActctaaaatttataatttattaatagtttatattaaatttaaattcaaatttttttaattttaaaatttgatataTAAATAGAACTAAAGTAtacactaaaaaattaaaaaataaaagttgtGTGAGTAAATTTAATATCTTCACAAGAAAGGCAcggcatatatatatatgagtcaCATTTTGAAGGAGCATAGCTGTGCGTTGGTGTTTCCTTCCTTCTTAAATATGGCTAATATATACTAATAATTGTTGCAGCAAAGCATTTATAATGATACCCATGAAAATACAGATGCTCCTTGCAATTGGGTTGCAATTTCCTGCTGCTTATTATTGCACAAAGTTCCAAATATGAAAGCTTGCAAATCCGAAATGTATCAGTGGGTGGTTGACAGATGCCACTGATTgaactttcttgcttcttcttcttctccacaatattataatttaagtTTCTTGTTATTCAAGCTGGCTCTACGGCATATTGTCCAATTATTCATTTTACAGGGTGCCACTTTAGGTTCAACGGTAGGTTCCTCCTATTCAAAATGTTAAATTGAGAGAGAAATAATTTACGAGGTGATCTAATGCTTAGATTTACGGTGATCACTGACCAGTTTGCGTCACAGCTAAATTCTCACCAGTAGATTGAGTTGATGACGCAGCATGTGACCCACCAAAGATTCTAAATATGAAATATCAATTGATTTCTTCCGTATGTTCATTGACTGTGATGCTTTAGGATCACAATCCACTGTCAATGTGTCCCACCGACTTATATACTtcattgcattttatttttatattgccatcaaattatattttattaaatttattttttatttcattaagaatatttataaaagagggaatatttcattttattattcttataattaatcaataaaataaagaataattttaataataatttattattgacACACCACAAATCTGGCAATGGCAGAATGTCCCCCTAATTTATTGTTCGCACCAAAATTATAGAAATAAACATAGACCATAGTCGATGCATGAAGGTAGTTAATCATGTAGTCAAATATTCAAACATCACCTGTTTCAATATTGGGAATCCATTTGATTTAATTGTtgaatttaattgataatttctatttgatttaattgttgaattattaatttattatattacaaaaatagataaataaaaattaaataatttaaattaatacaataatatatatatcaattataatatttaaaataaaagaatttaattttctttaatttaaaaaaataaaagaaacagaACTCAAGTATGATTTTTGCTATAATTTACCCAAGCCAAGTAAAAAACTCAATTGAGCCAGTATGATAGTCATAAGAGCCAACATGGCAGCTCAAGGGTTAGCATTGTCAAAAGGTCACAAGAGATGACCTAGCCGAAGATCATATGGCTTGACTGAGCATCATATCATTCAGATAGAACTGAGCCAAGCATCAACTCACGTAGAAGCTACTGAGTATTCGAAGGACTAGATGCTCGCCCAGCATATTGAGCAGCACTTAACCAAACATTGATATGAAAGTAAACCTTGAAGGCGGGATTACAGACGAGAAACTCTAGATAAGAGCTGAGCATATTGAGATTCTTGCTAGTAATTTTAAtcgttatttaatttttaatctatAAATATTAAGAATAAAGCTCAAATCAGGTACACTTTCTATAATACTgaaattttttatctaaattttatttttacaagTTCTCAAATTAATATATAACTTGAACGTTTAAGTGGTTGATAACAGATCATCgaccttatttttttttttttttgtattataGGCTGACTTGACGTCATGACTGATAAAAAAAACTCACGACAAAATTAGTCGtgtgataatttaattaaatttttttcttgtaaataattaattttaaagaaaGCTTAAAGATTTGGAGTgatgaatttttatttattttttgcttATAATATAAATTAGACTTTTTTaggataataaataatttaatttatattatatattaaatttttactaactttaaaaattatattaggcCTACCCCAACAATTTTTCAGACTTAAAAATTTAAGCAtgaataaattatgtaaatataaatatttttgacATAATTTAtaactattaaaaaattttaattaatatatagatGCTTATAATTTTGTgtcattatatatttaaaatacttTTTATACACTCCGTATTATAATTTTGCATGTGTTATATATAATAACTTCTATTTTAAAAGGATATATTTTAATTGATCAtaatataatatgttttaatgtcaaaataaaattaataataaataattaaaagaataATTCAACAATGGCAATAAAACTTGAACAAGTTAAATTGTTATGGTTGATTATATTTATAAGAttctattataaatttaagatacaAGATATTTGGTAGATCCATATATTAAATACTTCCTCTGTTTATAAAAAATAGctatatttgatttttttattttgtctATAATTATTTATCACATTCAGAAGACAAAGGCGaagtaacctttttttttttaattttaccctTAATatctataaaatataataaatatttatataattttctgaaattaatattatcacttctttattaattaaaatagttGTTTATCATATTGATATTCATTTCTTTCGATTTCCAAGAAAGTGTAATTAAGTAAATTActagtattttttttataaaaataaaattactcaATCATTTTCTTAATTATCGTCAAAACTTTAAATATTACTATTATTTATGGATGGAAGgagtataaaatttttttttctatacttAATTTATCATGAACTCAAAATATATATGTATCTCATGTATTTAATAGGTAGACATATCATTATAAGATTTTGAATTCACGAgatctaggtaaaaatttttcacGAGTCCAACATATTTATATCTTGAATAtgtaataaatcaattttaaataaaaatttttatatttatatttatttataaccaaaaggaaaaatatataaaaaatctcaTGTTCAATTAGTAGTCTTTGTTTATTCCACCGTCtctttcattaaaaaaattagaaaaatgaaaaagagtggaagaaaaataaataatatgatcttctttttctttttcccgcGCTTTAAATCTAACTTTCataatctattttattttattttaattaatttctcctctttgggCTACCTCCATCCCCGGCTTCAATCTGTTAGTCAAAATTTGTGAGTGCTTTTTCTCATCGTATAACAGTCACTTTCCATCCCCCAAAATCTCTTTCTTTCTTAACCAGAATCActgaattttaatttcatttattattatttttttatgatcaAAACCACACTCACCATCTAAAATTTCCTCCAACGGAGACCATCAAATGCAGATCAGTCCCCAGCAACAATTTTTTATGATCAAAACCACACTCACCATCTAAAATTTCCTCCAATGGAGACCATCAAATGCAGATCAGTCCCCAGCAACAAGAGCAAGATTGCAAGAACTTTCCAAAAAGTCATAAACCTCAAGACTGCAACAAGAATTGCTTCCAATAATGGGATTGGGATTTGCATACTCACTCCACAAAGAAAGTTTCAGGATGATCCAACCACAATTTACAAATCCCATATTTCCGCCACTGACAAGCACAAGGATGATCATTCTAAAGCCAAGCGCAAGGCAGTGTTGGATGCATTACTTGCCAAGCTTTTTGCAGGCATCACTACCATCAAAGCAGCTTATGCAGAACTTCAAATGGCTCAGAATCCTTACTGTAGTGATGCTATACATGCTGCAGATCAGGCTATTGTAGAAGAGCTCAAGCTACTATCAGAACTTAAACGAAGCTTTTTCAAGAATGAACTTGATCACCTCTCACCACAGGTTACTGTTATGCTTGCAGAGATTCAGGAGCAACAGAGCTTGATGAAGACTTATGAGATCACCATCAAGAAACTGGAATCGGAAACTAAGTTTAAAGATTCAGACATTTCCTTGCTCAAGAAACAGCTTGATGAGTCCATTGCATTCAACAAGTCTCTAGAGAAAAGATTAAATGCAAGTGGGGCTTTATCGATGTTTGATAATATTCAGTTCTCGATCTTAAAGCCAACCCATTTCGTTCAATTCTTGCATTCTGCTTTGAGATCCATAAGGAGTTTTGTGAAGTTGATGGTTCGTGAAATGGAGGTTGCTGAATGGGATATTGAAGCAGCTGCAAAAGCAATCGAATCTGAATCCATTTTTCCAAAGCCAACCCATCGTTGCTTTGTGTTTGAATCATTTGTGAGCAAAACAATGTTCGAGGGTTTCAATTATCCAAATTTTATGCTCCCAAATGAATCTCCACCGCCCATGGATCACCATCACCATTACCGTCACAGTGGTGAACACTACTTCAATAAGTTCAAGAAGCTAAAATCAGTGAACCCAAGACACTACTTGAACCAAAATCCAACTTCATCCTTCGCAAGATTCACCAGGGCCAAGTATCTGAAGCTTGTACATGCAAAAATGGAGTGCTCTCTGTTTGGAAATTTGAACCTGAGGAAGCTAGTGAACTCCGGTGGATTCCCTGACACcgctttctttgcaggttttataGAGATGGCTAGGCGAGTATGGTCTTTGAACCTTCTGGCCTTCTCATTTGGTGAAGATGTTAGCATTTTTCAGGTGAGCAAGAATTCCAGATTCTCTGAGGTGTACATGGAGAGCGTAACCCAAGAATCTTTACTAGAAAGTGACGGTGTTGACGCCGATTTGCGGGTGGATTTCACGGTGGTTCCCGGGTTCAAGATCGGTAAAACTGTGATGCAGAGTCAGGTTTATCTATCGCCGGCGGTTTCTCTCCGGTGAGTTGTTTTTTTTTCCTATAATTTTTGTTTtgtataattttgtaatatataataatataataatatcaagATGAGAATGATGTGATATGTTCACGCGCTTTACGAGTTGTTGTAAACCTAAGTGCGGTTTTCAAGTCAAGTTAGTTAGCGAAGGTCTGATTTTTCACTTGAGAGGTGCGTTAGCTAGATGTGGATGCGCGTGGGTTTATATGGGTCACATGGGGAAGCACTGGCATTTGGACCCACACGTGAAAGTGGCACGGGGTGATGAGGCTGTGGGGACAGGAGCTGGTGTCTTTGTAATATGACAGACAAGGAAACGGTGTGGAAGCAACAGGTTTATCTTGAAATGCTGTGCtcattcccctttttttttttttttttttttccaaagatTGGTAAAGTAAAGAGCACTAATCTTGCATGCAAAATAATGACgttatttattagaaaattttaatattaaatattttttttattaaaatcttataaattaaaagctattttaatactattaaattaaaaattacaaatttatatctcaatttcaACGTATTTAAAATTATCATTTCGCTGTAGCCGCTGCTGCAAGGTTACGAGTCTTCGCTCTCACTTTTTTTTGGTTAATATTtaacatttaaattttataaaaatattaatatttgacATCTGCAATATAAAGTCAGAATGCATGCAaatgcaaattaaaaaaaaattagataattATGCTTTCATAAAGTTTAGGTAAAGATATTAAGTGATTTTTCAACACCCATAAGTCTAAGAGTAGGGCTTGGCTTCCAAGCAAGTATGAAATTGATTGTGAAGATGGAAGAGAATCcaagattgattttgatgaacaAAAAGACGCATATATTTGACAAATGTGTGGGCAAGGGGGTGTGAGGAAGTGTGATGAGTTGAATGTCGTATGCATTGTAATTTGGGTTACAGCTTTAAAGAATCTGGCAAAAATGGTAACGTAACGTCTGGTAAGTGTCACCAATAGTCTGTTTCTATAGTACCACACAAATAGGGCCAAATAATCAACCTTTACAGCCATAGAATTCAATATACTTTCTAGCAAGGTGGGTTCAGTAGTCTTAGGCCTTATTTGGAGATAGACTCACGAGAGTAGCCTGCAACTGCATGCTGCACCAACTTTTTTAACTTTTAGCCAGCCTAAATCGGCTTCGGTCTAATTCTAATTCCACCTCTCCTTAGGCATTAAATCGTCGATTTCGGCCAGGAATCAGCTCGAACTAAATTGGTGGCCAAGCCTACAAATCGGTTATTGTTAATCAGctttattaaatcatatttatgattttatttttaaaaaaagttgAAAATGAGTAGTTGAGGGATAATTCCATATATAATATTGTACTTCAGTTTATGATTAATGGTCAAatttttaatggaggaagagggtAGGTGAGTGCAAATTTCAATTGCCTAATTTAGTGAAACAAGAGTTTATGAAGAGAGAACAATCAAGCACATGGGAGGAGATGGTGGATGAGATTGGGAATTGAACATTAATGGGACAACCTTCAGCAATAATCAATAAATATGAACAGTGGGAtgtcataaaataaatatatatacaagAATAAGAAATAAGATTTTTCTTATCTAGAATTATTCtattgtaaatttaaaatataagatgTACAGTGAGACTTATCTgttaaatatataaatctcatatatttatatcatgaatttatgatgaatcAGATTCAGAcaaaaatttcttttaaaaataaataaatattaatgggTATTTCATATAGCCATGAATTATTATGTAAGAACTACTAAGTGTAGTAGTCTGGTAGTTAATTTGATAAGATGACTTTATTTCACTTCGATTCAACTCTTCACATCAGTATGATGACTAATTATTGTTTTCACTTAGAAGTGCAATGGGAGGAGGTTGCAGGTtgttcaataatttttctcattGAGTGCCGCCTCTAGTTCGGTGGTAGATCCCTTCCTATGAATGAAGTCAGGTTAAATCGATGACGTTAATTAATGATTCTAAGTTTTAAGTTTAATGGAGTTATGGCCTTGATATTTAGAGAgtccttattttttataataaaaaaaaagaattattatGCAATAAGCTAAACTTTGATGTGCCTTGGTATTTTCAACCGGCTTTCAGTTTATGGCAGACAGGCTATCAGTTTTGTTTCTACTCGGCCCAGGGCCCCATTGCTCCCTCCCATTCCCAGCTACTCTTCTTGGTTTATCAATTCATGATTCTTAAGCATTATTCAAGTTTGAATATTTGAATGATAGTTTTAGTTATTGATATATATTCTATtttatgattttatttataaaaaaattaattaaaacttttGACTTTAATGTAATTAtggttattttttaaatataaatgttGGTAAACAGTTTAGTGATAATTAAGTATGTACTTTATAGTGCCAAATAGATCTGATTCTTGGTTCgatttaaattggattgaaaTGATTAATTCAAAGTTGAGGAAAAGAATTAATTAGAATCGGACCAAAGTGAATATATCTTGATAGAGAGCATATTTCATGTTTTTCACATAGTTTTAGTTACTTGCAATGAATATCAATACACAATCTTGTATAAAATGATAGACACTTTGATTTTGCATATTGAAAAATACTTGAAGTGTTGTCATCATAAAAACAAAAAGGAGAGATTATTAATTAGCCCCATAACTTAAAGGAGTATATGATTTGATAATAGTAAAATTTGAGATAAATTAAGACTCTAGTCGGGAATAATTTTTAAAGTAATTTTTAAAGTAATATTTAGACTttatttatttcatgaaaaataacttatatatgaaaaatatttttttcaagaaaatatttttcatgaaaatattttctgttatttgtttttaatgttaaattaatgatatatatttatttcatgtatgtattagtgtgtttacattttaataagattatgaaAGTTCAGAAAAcataaaataattttctcttttgaaaatggaagtcattttccttaaaaatgacttaGTTTTCTCTTTGatcaggaaaatatttttcatagacCAATTTTTCTGAGTGCCTTAAACaccaaaaaatgtaaaaaatatttttcaggaaaaTATTTTACGTGAAACAAATGGAGTCTTAGTGTATATCTCTTTTAtttataatgtttgatggcataaTTTTTGCATTAGTATTTATAATAATGTTTAGATGTTAAAGGAGTGGTACATGAGAAATTATCAATATTTTTAAAGGTTGAAGGAACATTTTGATTATAATCATAAGGTGATACCATTATTATTAAacacttttattttaaattattatataaataactaaCAACTAACGGTTAACGTCTAAGAGctaataactaataaaataacTGATAGCTAGTAAAACAACTGATAGTTAGTAAAATAGTTAATAGCTactgaaataattaattttgcaGCATGCCTTTTCATTTacgaaaatttttataaaaaggtTTCACCATGAGATGAAAGATGACTTTTAGATTCCATGATTGTCTTCAATGAAAGAAAAATTACTGAGAAATTTAGCATAGACAAGATCATGGAGGAATTCTActcaataaaagagaaaaaaaaaaaaaaaaaaattgaaaatatatattgagataaatatataatttattatattatttgtttTGGCCCCCAAGAAATTTATCTAATGGTATGTGAAAAATTATATCAAGAAGATTATTTATAGTTTTTAAGCAATGGATCAAATGAGATTACCCATGAACCTTGGATTATTCGATGACTAAGAAAGGCATCATCGGTGAATCTGCAGAAAAATACAAACTCtattatttagttaattttacgGGGAAAACAGTGGATCACTAGATACTATCATCAACAGCACAAACAAGAAACAGATAATGGCCTACTGCAAAACCAAAAGGGATATTCATGATATATATTCAAtgcaaatttaaattattaattcatTCTAATAATAATCTTTTCCTCTTTGTACCTTTAACTCTTTACAACCACAGAGACTCTATCTATAGCTTGACATGAAGGATAAAATTCCTGTAGATTTGGCCATCCGACTTATCGGAAAGTGGAAATAGACATATGCATGGATACCGATATTCGGTGGCTTTGCTGCAGTTGCAGTGGCGTTTTCAACTCGTGCCAACAGTCTTCCTGCACCGGTCTGTGTTCCTCTGCATGACTATAATATAATGGAATGAAACTTTCAGTGAAATGTTCAATTGATCAGTAATCACATTCTGCTAAATACGCACTTTGTTCGTTAGTTTTTTATACATTTGGCTCATGGGGCTCGAATTCAAGCCTTACGGCAGCCCTTAGACAACTTCAGTACCACTGAACTCTGTTCATTTACTTGCTGGAATTTATGTACAACCTCTAAACTTCAAGTTCTCGCTCTCTATTTGAACTTGCAGTTCTCGACGCCGACAGGATCAGGAGCACTGACCCTTTTGAAGGCCTTAATAATGGCTTGCCTAATATATGTACCTGGTGCAGCATTTGCAGGCAACCGCGTTGTTAATGATTTAATTTCTgatgtatggaaatgaattttagttgatttctccaactcaaataaaattaactagtattattattattattattattattattattattttgggttaaaaatGCAACTCACAAATGATCAAATACTATGTATTCGTATTTGAATAAGTACTAAAATTGCGTTTAACATTGCAGTTTCTCAAAGAAAATCAACCAGATGAAGGTTTCCTGATGTGGAGTATGGTAGTTGTTCTTGTCACAGCAGGTACTCAACCATTATTAATCTTATTAGTCATGCTCTTAATTTTGGATTAagaatgaaaaaaagaaaaaaaaagttgttTATATTTTACAATGAAAGTCCAGTTTCAAAGAGATGCAGAGAAGTGATATTATTCATATATTTTCCTTTTCCCTTTTCCAATTTTGATTAACCTCTGATCTGGGCAGCAATCTGGCTTGCACTTGCAACATATTTGGAGCTGCCAGTCTCATCTCAGCAGTCTATACATGGTGCTTTGTTAGGTACTATTCTTGTCACTGAAGGTTTTGGCTACATTCCCATGTGGAACAAGGTAACAGAACATATATTTATCTGTCAAAATAAGATcaaacacataaaaaaaaaaaaaaaaaaaaaaaaaatcagtcagTTAATTCTTATTCTGGTGTGATAGTTTATTGCAGAATGAAAACCACAATTTTAATGGTGGTTGACTGCTCTGGATATCATTGGAATGGACTGTTGCTCCACTAATAGCCTGCTTATGTGCATGCCTCTCCTTCACTCTCTTGAAGGCTTTTCTACTTGGTCATGAAAATGCAGAGAAAAGGATTCTCATTTTCCTTCCTCTTGTCTATGGAATATCTGCAGGATTGCTTTGCCTTTTGGTCATGTTTCAGGttatttctcatctattttcatactctctttctctctcaattTGTTATTCTTCACTTAGCTTCTTCCATCTCTGTCTTACAGAAAATAGGAAACGCTTTATCTGTCAATATACAGGTTGCTATATTTGCTGTTGCAGTAGCTGTATCCACTGGTGTACTGTTGTCTTTGGTAAATTCATGGTGTTTCCTGCGAGATGGagtctctttctttcttcttttctgcaTTTCTGAGAGTAAATTTTGGCTTCACTAATAGGTTATCAATATCATTCCTCTGGGAACGAAACTTTTCAATGCAATCCCAACTTTTGAGTCTGGAAAACAAAATGCATCATCCATAAGTCACCAGAGCAAAGAAAATCAGGACAAAAGAAGTGTCACAAAAGAAGATGTTGAAGATGTATTGAAAGATTTTACGCAGATGAGAGTCCTTGAAACAGTCAATGAAGAGGAGGAGAGAAGCTGGGCTTCGCCAGATATAATCCAAGACTCTGAGCAGACACGATCAGTTTCTGAATTTACCACCGCAACAAATCAATCAACAGCATTTA
The sequence above is a segment of the Hevea brasiliensis isolate MT/VB/25A 57/8 chromosome 11, ASM3005281v1, whole genome shotgun sequence genome. Coding sequences within it:
- the LOC110645808 gene encoding protein GRAVITROPIC IN THE LIGHT 1, with the translated sequence METIKCRSVPSNKSKIARTFQKVINLKTATRIASNNGIGICILTPQRKFQDDPTTIYKSHISATDKHKDDHSKAKRKAVLDALLAKLFAGITTIKAAYAELQMAQNPYCSDAIHAADQAIVEELKLLSELKRSFFKNELDHLSPQVTVMLAEIQEQQSLMKTYEITIKKLESETKFKDSDISLLKKQLDESIAFNKSLEKRLNASGALSMFDNIQFSILKPTHFVQFLHSALRSIRSFVKLMVREMEVAEWDIEAAAKAIESESIFPKPTHRCFVFESFVSKTMFEGFNYPNFMLPNESPPPMDHHHHYRHSGEHYFNKFKKLKSVNPRHYLNQNPTSSFARFTRAKYLKLVHAKMECSLFGNLNLRKLVNSGGFPDTAFFAGFIEMARRVWSLNLLAFSFGEDVSIFQVSKNSRFSEVYMESVTQESLLESDGVDADLRVDFTVVPGFKIGKTVMQSQVYLSPAVSLR